The Acetonema longum DSM 6540 genome contains the following window.
GTATTGACAGGAAAAGATCTAAAAGACGCTCAGGCCGAGATTGACCAGTCGCGGCAGAATTTGGTGGCGCTGGAATTCACCAAAGAAGGCGGCGAAAAGTTTGCCGATCTGACTGCGAAAAATGTAGGGAAAACCATCGCTATTTTGCTGGATAATCAACTACTGACCAATCCCGTGGTCAACGGCGTCATTACCGGAGGCAACGCGGTGATTACCGGCAACCGGACGATTGAAGAGGCCGAGCATTTGGCTATTTTGCTGCGTTCCGGTTCTCTGCCGGTTAAAGTGGATATCATTGAGATGAGAACTGTAGGGCCCACTTTGGGACAAGACTCCAAAGACAAAAGCCAAATCGCTTTTTCCATTGGGGTGGCAGCTGTCTTTCTCTTTATGCTGCTGTTTTACCGCTTGTCAGGCTTTATCGCCAGTGTGGCGTTATTGCTGTATATCTTGTTAGAGCTGGTAGCCTTAAAGATGCTGAATGCTACCCTGACCCTTCCCGGCATTGCCGGTATTATTCTGTCCATAGGCATGGCCGTGGATGCCAATGTGCTGATTTTCGAACGGTTTAAAGAGGAAATCCGGGCCGGAAAAACCCTTCGTTCCGCTATGGAGGCAGGGTTTGACCGGGCTTTCGCTACCATCTGGGACTCCAATCTGACCACCATTTTTGCCGCTGTTGTACTGTTTTTCACGGGTACCGGCGCTTTAAAGGGTTTCGCTATTACGCTGGGAATAGGAAATATTCTGAGCATGTTTACGGCGGTTACGGTGACCAAATTTATGCTGAAAATGATTATGGCGAGCAATGTGTTTAAAAACGCCAAAATTTTTGGAGCCTAGGAGGGAATAAGAACATGATCAAATTCAAGATTGTCAGCAGGCGTAAATGGTGGTTCTCCCTCTCGGCGATCGTTCTTCTTGCCGGATTGATATCTATTGCCGTTCAGGGATTTAATTTTGGCATTGATTTTACCGGCGGTACCTTACTGGACTTGAAATTTGCCCGGCCGGTTACGGTGAGTGAGGTGCGGGAGGCTTTAAAAGAATCGAATCTGGAAAACAGCGTCATCCAGCTAGCCTCCGGCTCTGCTGTTCAGGCCGAAGCGGCCGTCAACGTGATTATCCGCACGCCGGTCCTGTCGGAAGATGAGCAACGGGCTGCTCTTGCCGGTCTGGGGGCAAAACTGGGCGCGTTCGAACCCCTTAGAATTGAAAAAGTAGGCGCCACGATTGGGGAAGAATTGACCCGGCAATCAATCTGGGCCTTGTTGGCTGCTATGGCGATGATTGTGGCATATGTTACTTATCGCTTCGAATTTTGGTTTGCGATTTCCGGCATAGCCGCCCTGTTTCATGATATTTTGTTTATTTTGGGTATTTTCTCCATCCTGCAGCTGGAGGTGGATGCCACCTTTGTGGCCGCTTTACTGACGATCATCGGTTATTCCGTTAACGATACCATTGTTATCTTTGACCGGATCAGGGAGAATCTAAAAACTCACCGCAAGACCGAATCCTTGGACGACATGGTGGACCGCAGTATCTGGCAGACCATGACCCGATCAATTTACACGGTGGTGACATTGCTGGTTACAGTTGTAGCACTGTTCGTATTCGGCGGCGAAACGACGAAATTATTTTCTTTTGCCCTGTTGATGGGGCTGCTAAGCGGTTCCTACTCTACGATATTTGTCGCCAGCCCGCTCTGGATTACTTTTAAAGGATATTCCGATAAACGCAGACTGGAAGCCAGAATGAAAGGTTCTAAATAAAGATGAAGTTAAGACCAGCGGCCCGGGGTAACCCGGGCTGTATCTTTTCATTTCCCTTACCGCATGTTCCTTCCTTGAAATGGATAAGATAAACAATAAAAGCGGGAGGGCTATGATGAAAGCATATGACCAGTTAATCCGCCACGAAGGCAATGAAGACTTGTTTCGTGCGGTAGAAATGTCCATTGCGGCGTTAGTGAGCGATTACCCTTTTCATATTCATGTGGAAGGATTGCGCGGCACCGGTAAAACTACGATTTTACGGGCGGCCGGCTCCATTCTGCCTCCCATAACCCGGATCAAAAGCTGCCCCTATAACTGTGACCCTCTGTCGCCCCATTGCCCCATTCATCGTGCGATGTCCTCCGAAGAAATAAAAGAAATTGGGACGGAGGTGATTCCGCGCCCTTTTCTGGAAATATCCCACAGTGCGAAAATGGGAACGGTCGTCGGCAGTATTGACTTGCAAAAACTGACTGATTCCACCCGGTCAGAAGCTGCTTTGCTGCCGGGCACCATTCCCCGCGCGCACCGCGGTATCGTTTTCATTGATGAAATCAATCGCCT
Protein-coding sequences here:
- the secD gene encoding protein translocase subunit SecD, whose translation is MGRGSFAKFLIVVVAIIGSFGYSISPLTWSIKQGLDLQGGTHVVLQAVDTPDAKVDEDAVKRVQQIIQRRVDELGLTEPVIQRQGERRIIVELPGVKDPEKAIELIGRTAMLEFKDESGATVLTGKDLKDAQAEIDQSRQNLVALEFTKEGGEKFADLTAKNVGKTIAILLDNQLLTNPVVNGVITGGNAVITGNRTIEEAEHLAILLRSGSLPVKVDIIEMRTVGPTLGQDSKDKSQIAFSIGVAAVFLFMLLFYRLSGFIASVALLLYILLELVALKMLNATLTLPGIAGIILSIGMAVDANVLIFERFKEEIRAGKTLRSAMEAGFDRAFATIWDSNLTTIFAAVVLFFTGTGALKGFAITLGIGNILSMFTAVTVTKFMLKMIMASNVFKNAKIFGA
- the secF gene encoding protein translocase subunit SecF, which codes for MIKFKIVSRRKWWFSLSAIVLLAGLISIAVQGFNFGIDFTGGTLLDLKFARPVTVSEVREALKESNLENSVIQLASGSAVQAEAAVNVIIRTPVLSEDEQRAALAGLGAKLGAFEPLRIEKVGATIGEELTRQSIWALLAAMAMIVAYVTYRFEFWFAISGIAALFHDILFILGIFSILQLEVDATFVAALLTIIGYSVNDTIVIFDRIRENLKTHRKTESLDDMVDRSIWQTMTRSIYTVVTLLVTVVALFVFGGETTKLFSFALLMGLLSGSYSTIFVASPLWITFKGYSDKRRLEARMKGSK